The DNA segment AAGAGCGGACAAATAGGTTAAGACCATAATTTATTGCTAATTGCtaagttaaaataacttaactgaAAATTGCTAACACGTGTCTaaacttaaaataacttaagttattatctttaacgataacgctAATGCCAAGCAAGGATAAACCCTAGTACAACACGTCTCTTCAAAATAAGATTCGTCTTCATGTCTAGTGCATGTTGCTGTTACTGTGCTAATAGCCCTACAGGCCTACAAGATCCAATATCTCAGCAATCGATGAAGTCGATAGCCGAATACGACAGCTTATTAATAGGGAAAATTTTTCCAATAAAATCAATACCAAACCAATAGCCTATCTACCAAACCCGCATCTTTCGATCTGGAGTCAGTCAATTCAAAGCGGATTGAGGATTGAGAAAATTTGTCCGAAGTTATGAAACGTTGCCCGTTAAAGTAAAAAACGGAACATTCAATGAGACGAAATCCTgtatagaaataaaaatataaatccaTTAATGTTCGAATAAAATTTAACGTATTCTAAGTTCCAACTATAGACAGTGGCTAGCctacatgttttatttaaggatATCATTATTTCATTGGAAAAACTGTATGTTGGAATCTTTTTGATAAGTTCCTATCTAACCTCATgttaaactttatattttataacatagcTGGCTAATCTCAACTTAACCTAAACCTACCTTTTAATCAGAAATCTAACTTCAAAAAAAACCTAAATAGCTAAAACcaattttttgcatatacCCATTCTCTTACcctaaataaaaagaaaaattactgaacctaaccgcctatctttgtCCACGGAATGCGTGAACTACTTATGGCGGAATAGTCACTCTCTTTATTTAATCCTACTTATTCCGTTCCTGTTCGCGGCGTTCCTTTCCTGATTTATCGAGTGGTGTCCGAAATTTTTATTGGAGCTGGAGTTTTGAAGCTTTTTTGTGCACACAGGctaaacagaaaataaaatttatattttcacaaaaaatgaTTGTGACTTCTggcgaaaaagaaaaactatcCAAATGCGGTATCGCCAAAAGATTTGTAAAATGTCaatcaaaaatgacaaaaatactgtattttttattcttatgCCTTAGGTATAGGTTATTGCTAGAACTTTCTTGCTCTATCGGTTTAGCATCTGAAGCTGAAATTGGTTCCCTAAACTCGCGTTTAACTGAGAAAATCCAGTAAAatatacttaaaaattttacacatttttaAACCAGCCACTTATCGCatgtatttttgttgaaaagaaatttttacctGAAAATTATCttaattaataatttcaaACCTTTCTTTATAAAACTGCATTTGCAATTCACGTTATTTAAAACGAAACTGGTCTGACGAAATTGTTGCCTTTTGTTGATCAGACGACTTAAAATTGTTGCCGATGTCACAATGTTTTCTATTGTAAACATATGCTGACTAGCCTTTTTCTGAACTTATTAGTGCACGTGTCAATTTCAGTTAATATCAAATAAATACGCCAAATTGTACAACAGTATTTTTCTAACTTTTTCAAAGACTTGAAGCTTCACAAGTATCATACATACATTAACCGGGCCCACaggaaaaatttacaaataaacatCCTGAGCACTGAGACTGTTTCCCGGGCCCCGGCCTTTGCCAAGTCAAGGAGCGGACTTATCGAAGGCCGGGGGTTTGATTGAACCTAGCTCACAATTTCTCTCCCCAACTACACTGATCTATTTACAATTCCGGTCTATTGATTTATAACTAGTAAGGAGGTTTTCTACTTACTCCCTAACAGGTTTTATGGATAACTTTGAACTACCACACTTTATAACATTGCATTTTACTCATAGCatatttttctcaaaataagTTTCACAACAAGTTTGCATTAAGTCGTAATAAAAGTGATGGTTAGCACATAAATTAAACCAGCGAACAGCTAGTAGCGCACAAATGGGGTTAAATTAGCGAAAGCAAGGGCTTAAAATCTGATATTTTCATACATTTGAATTAGTAATGTGATGCACATAGCTCAGGAGTAAGATAACACTTCAACCATACACGGCTGTAAAAATTcaagttaaaaatatataaaatgtgCTACAACGAAGGAACGTTTTACCATTGAATCAAATAATAAGTAAAAGCGATTGCTGAAGACTGAACAGACATGAATTACCGTAAATAAAAAGACTATTATTACCAATGAATTCGTGGGTCAATTTTTGGTTCTATGCACGTTCAACAAACATTCATTAAAAAACCGTTAACTTTGCAACAATTTTAAATCCTGCGACCTATGTGCCCTGATCAACGCGGTCAACACAGTGCACTAATATGTTCGCATAAAATACCGACATTAATTTAAATCGACATTAGCATATTACTAAACATTTCTAGGATAACAGCAAGTGAGGAAGTGTAAAATAACGGAAGCATATTTTCTTTCCAGGTATTAAGTACGTATGTTGTGTATGCATGGGTCTGCGGCAACATTTCAAGcattcaaagaaaaaattggttCTTAAAATTCATGTGGTAAACTCTGCAATACTACAATTcaattttatacaaacacatcCCGGTGAGAATATCAGTCTATGACGGAAATAAGCTAAGTATCAGGAAGCGGTTAAACAATTACACTGCAAGATAGCAAGgacaaaaacagtttcactCAGCTAAACACAAATACATGATTTAAGCATGAGATCATGAGCTCAACCTCACATGAAGTTGCTCGTTTGAAGTAATTTGACGTGCATGTTGACTGCACTGACGCTAACACTATGTTATCGATATTCTGTACAGTTTAAAAATTACTACGGGAATCAACAACGAATGAAATTGGATGTTCACATGTGGTCAGTTTCAAGTTCCACAAAACCACTACGTTGGCAATTAGTATTAATGAGGTTAAGCCACTAGTGTTTGTtaacaaaaatacacaatAAACTCTACTGAAAACACCAATctgttcacaaaatatttacaacatcTATATATAGACTTGATTTAAAATTCACTTTTCTGTGCAAGCAGAGATTGAAACtcaaatacaacaaagtaCAATTTGCATAACCtgatttgacaaaaaaacgtttttaaaataactagGTCTTCACCAGCCGTCTGCTTCCGCTCCTGTATCTCGAAAATCAGAGTAGGCATGAATATGGGAAACATGATTTTTAATGCCATTTACATGAGACATCGGCGGCTGTAGGGCGATCTATGAACACAATCAAATACTTCATTaagataaacaaaacaattaaaatcatAAATGAAACAGAAAGTAATAGAATAACAGTTTAACGTTTTAATAATGCCGAAACAATTATAAACCACATAAACAACACACACAAACTATGCGAATAAATGTACTTTGTGTCCGATCTTCTCAAGATCACGAAGCACATCTCCATCAAATAGTTTCTCTACTTTTAAAACATCTGGAATTAACTGGTGATGTATGCGTGGTGCAACAATTGCATCATCAAAGTCTTCGGCACCAAAATATAGCAATCTGCAATGAAAGTTAATCAATGTTGTTAGAGACTGAAACTGTAATTGCAACCAAGGTATCAACATCTAATATGATATCCCCTGTGACTTGCATACACCACAGAATTCGATCAAAATCTACATAATGTTAtaaaacgaaacaaacaaaGGTTAATGACATGTTGTGAGCAATagtaattgcaaaaagaaattcaCTACCCTTGTAGAGTTTGTTCACTCCAGTAACTTTCTTACCTAATTAAGGATAAAGCTATAGATGTCGGAATTTGCCTTCCCCCAGCAGCACCTATAATGTACAGGGCATTGTTTGTACTTTTTTCAACAACAATGCATGGGGCCATGGAAGACTGAGGCCGCTTTCCCGGTTCAATCAAGTTCACCTTTAAATTTCCATCATCACCGActgtaaatacatttttattttgttagatCCATATTAGCACTAATTTGTATGGATCACTATTGTTTTGAAGATTGACATATTACAACATTATCGCAACGGTTTATCAATAATAGACGTAAATTAATTTCGTGtgttatatactgtacttacCTTGTGTGACAAAATCTGCCATTTCATTGTTGAACAACACACCGGTGCTTGGAGATAGAAAAAAGGAGCCAAAATGGTTATTAATAGTTGAAGTTACAGAAACAGCATCACCGTTGGGTGCGAGGACTGAAACATGAGTTGTGGAGGTTTGTGGACCTGATGAAGTTGACTTAGCTCCATAATAACCTGGATCTGAAAATGTCTTATTATTTATGATTCGTTGAAGAATGTATTGTATGTTTTCAGGAGAAAGTAGGGTGTTAGTTAGGTTGAGTACTTCTGCATTAAAATCTGGGTCTTCAAATTTGGTTCTTGCTGCAAAAGCGTGCTTAAAAGCTTCAACAGTACGATGCCAGTACAACGTTGTGTTCTGACCAAAAATTTCACTGGTAATGTTGTACGAGTCCATTATCAACATTATCATGCCAAGTATTGGTCCGCCTGATGGAAGTGGGGGAACCACCAAAATTTTATTCAGAAATGGAAGTTGAATTTTCATCGCTTCTTTTTCTTCGACATtgtaatttgcaaaatcttctgcTGTGATGATGCCAGCATGTGGTTTTAACTCTTCTGCAAATTGCTGTGCCATTGTACCGTTGTAGAACATATCTGTACCGTTTTCACTAATTTGTCTTAGAGTTTGGGCAAGTTTGACATTGTGTACGACATCATCAACGTTTTTGACATCAGTTCTGGAGTTGTCACAGTACAGATTACAGAGTTCCTTAGAATTCACAATTTCATcttttgattgttttaaatattcagCAAGCTTTGGGGTGATCTTGAACCCATTTTCAGATTTGTTAATTGCCTTTAAAAACAGCTTGCTCCATTCTACATCACcaccatatttttcatacGCATACCTAATGTCGGTATAAAAAGCAAGTATCAACATCATAAACAGAGCGCTACTGCAGAAGAGTTAACAATATGAATTGATTTTTTAGAGTTAGACACTGAATCAAAGTGAGTTGGTTGAGCTAACCTGAAACCTTTCAGTTCTCCAGGAACTGCTATGGAGGTTGGTCCGATTATAGAGCCATTAATGGATTGAAACATAGTAGGGGTACTTAACTTGGGAGCTATTTCGCGTGCATCTACCACTGTTGAAGAGTTccttgttttgttataaatcgTCATGAAAAAACCACCACCTTGAAAATGCGAAAATAAACACCgaaattaaatgaaaacataGAGATTAATGTTGTTAAGAAATTATAATCATCATCAGTAGTTACATCCAATATTTGGaataaatatatacatataaacCGAAAATATCTAACCTATGCCAGAGAATTGAGGTTCAAGAACACCCTGGCACAGAAGTGTCGCTATAGCAGCATCTACAGCATTACCACCATCACGTAGTATAGATACACCTGCTTCGGAACAGTCCTTGTGACCTGGTTCATAGCATAATATGTTGTTGTGAGTAGTatatattcaaattatatatataacaacaaTAGGGGCAGAACCACAGTGAAATTTCTTGTAACACCCTATTAAGGCAAGATTATGGAGTATACTGCAATAATGCGATGGACCACAAAAATGATTGCATTatgcatttttttattgcttttaatcTAGTGTCATCCAATACATCTGGATAGCTATTActattaaaaccattttttgGCTCTTGCGATTCGATGAATTGTAAATCTCAACACTTTGCTCTCAGATGATTTCCACCTCAATGAAGCGGGACCAAGCATTTGTGCACTGCCATTTTATGGACTCCATCGATCATCTTGTCATTGTATTAGCACTTAGCAGCACCACATACCTGCCGCTACAGCTGCTCGCATATAGACATGATGATGGTGTTCCTCTGCCATCAAAGGTTGCCCACCTTGGTGATGATGATGAAACTAATGAAACAGGatgaattaaaaaacattacaGTCAACGACAGAAAATTTACAggtaagaaacattttttaatgcTTTCTGTCGTTCAAATGTTGAAATCTATTTATATCTTATCATAGCGCAGGAATAAACTAGAATGATGCAAGTGTTACCTACCTTGTGAACAGGAATTCGACTAATAGCAAATCCAAGAGCCACTATCAACAAAACGTATGAAACAAGTAAACGTGCTATGCATGTGCATGTCCAAGGTGACCCTGGTTTATTCCTGGAACAATCTTGCCTTTGCCAGGAAGATTCCTGTATCACTTCCATATCGCCGTGAGTGTCGTCATCATCACTCTCTGTTGACACTCGATGATACTGTGAACTGTGAACCATCTCCATGTCACGTTCTTACTCTTTCCACTTCAGCTTTTGTTTACCTGTGCACCAAAATACCAACTGCTACCTTGCCAAAAACATCCTACAAGCAAGCAGATCTGAAACATAGTAAACAGAGATTTCACTTGTCACTTCATGTCTTTTGGTTTTAACATCCAAGGTAACAAGAAAATCTTTCTTATTAATATATTTTACAACAGTTATAAAGATAGTGCTTTCCGACCCTTGTGTGGCGACTGACCACACAAATTTGGTAAGCAAGTGATTTTTGTTGGATTTCCATGGCATGTGCATCATGGTTCAGGAGTAAGAACTATGGTAAGCAACTATTACACAGAACTTAAAAGCGAAGAAAAAGGAGCTGCATTAcagttttgttaataaaacaaagaaaaaacatatatgttacaacaaaagaaaatggcaacACAGTGTAGTTTACAAATTGAGCGTTTAACCTATCATAGGATAAAGGCATATACTTGTCGGCAAATTGCAAGTGAAACAAACACCAAACATGTTTTGACGGGGATTATATTGGACCCTTGGTTGGTAATACACATGCCATTTTAATATTGGTGATTAATTAACAGCTGTAACTGTTGTACATGTCAGTTGAACAAGCTGTTTGTACTGATGTAACGCAGTCTCTGAATAGGCTTGTAGACAAAAGTGAGATTAAGAATACCttatttaacaaatgaaaaaactcAGTTGTTTAGAAAAGGTGGTATTGTAAGGTGGGTTGCCAAGGTATTTTACACTTGAAATTTGGATGATTGTTTGTCTACAAAAGGTTGGAAAGCACTGCTTAAGCCATCGTAACTTACAGAAACATTATGATTGcatataaaaatgttatgaaCATTATCCCAATATGACTATCACAATAATAAAGTTAAACATTTAAACTAAGTCAAGCAGTTTTTGCACAAGTGCATCCTCAATTTTATCATTGGAAATACATTCCACAGATGAAAGCATAAGGGGCTTCATATAAAACATGTCACGCTTTAACAAATCTTCAACTTCTACTTCATCCTCtttagaagtttttgttgGCAAACTCTGAAAAATCTTACTCAATGTGTTTAACAAATCCAGTGAAAGCACAAAGACAGAATTGCATGCAGTTTCTGTACACTGACCACTTTCCAACAGGCAAATGAAATCACaagaatacaaaaacaattgaGACAGCATAAAAAATTGTTCTCTCCTTAAATTATCAAGGTCCAGAGTAATTGCAGTATCAATTATTCCTTTAACTGTAACAGCGTAACATTTGGCAAATCTTGTCCAAAGTGGTTCCTTCATCCAATGGGCACAGGAAGGGCTGGATATTATTAAAATTACACGATGCAAAAGTTCAGCAATGCTGAGAGAAATGGAGCAAGTTTTTATGTTTAGAAATGGAAGATATTGAAATCTTTCTGCAGGATAAGGGATAGGCAAGTAATTCTCTCTAATGAGATCACTCATAGCTTGCATTATTGCATTCCAATCGCCTTCCATACAATGCGGTAGAACTTGAGCCAACGATAATATCATACCATAAACAAACATGTCTCGCTCTTCCATGGATAAGTCAACAACTCTGAGGGACGTTGTGGGAAACAAACATTTCTCAGCAATAATACTCTGGAGCCAGGCAGTTAATCCACTTCCTTCACcataacaatttttaaatttaattttatcattgtCGTCGACTAAACAAACAGACTCAATTGACTTCGGAATTGTCAACCAGTAGTGGTTATTTTGGGATGAAAAAAGAAAGTAAAGATACATTTGAGTGGACCATCGTAAGCAACTAGTTGCATGTTGTAACCACTGAATATGACAAGCAGTATCTTCTGGTCTATTGCTATGCTGCTTTTCAAGCATTTCTACCATGTAGATTAGTGATTGTTTCACTCTGACTACGTAACCATCATCCTGTCCCGATAACTCAGTCACATCGAAGAATCTTGCAAGGAAATATATTAAGCAACAAATGTCAAAGAAGGATATAACCCTAAACagtgtttcatttttctgaAATACATGTTCAAGCAACTTCAAACATAAACCAAgagattttttcatttcagcaCTTTTCTCATTTTCTAAACAGCTTTCATTATCTAGTGGCTTTAGTACATGATTCTGGAACAATCTACGCACGATTGTTTGCACAAGATCACTACTGAGATTATTCTCGGCATTTAGAAGCAAGGCAATAAACTGGCATTGATTTGTGGAGATATTGTCCTCCTTGTGGGAAAATTCAGGATCACAAAGGCATTTCAGGAAGAAACTTTCGTCATCAGAATCGGCAAGTTGCAGAAGAAACTGTAATTTGCACAAAGCATCACATAAAATGGTGTGGTGTTCTTCATGATACACAACTTGCTCAActaatttttgtattgttagTTTAGGACCAATGAATGCAACATTACATAAACTCTGCAGAAGGTTGTCGGTGTTTACACTGGCCGAAGATCGTGTAAgtgtattaaaaaaaaatgtgaCTTTTTGCTGATACTTCCCACAATCTTTGTCACTGTTCAACTCAAAAGCAGACTGAAAATAATGCTGCATGTTGAAATTTTCATAGATGTTTTGGAGAAGAGCTACTTTAGATCTTAATGGCAAGTGTTCAAACGATTGTACAAGAAGGTCTTTTAAGCACGATATCAAGTGACTCGAAGTATGCACACAATCTGGGTTTTTATAATCAACTTGATCAATATCCTTtgtctgcaataaaaacagaagttgacACAAGGAACATATATGTTGTGTCCTGAAACAGCATTCAGGATGTTTTCTAAGACTAGTGATACATTTTTCTATTGTTTggaagccaactttttcatgAAGTAAACAACTTAGTAAATATTTAGTTGCTTCATTGTATCCCGTTAAAAGATTTGTTGCAGTATCAAGAGCAGATTTAACATTCCAAACATGATTAGTGGTAACTCGATTTTCTCCTACCATATCCAATGGTGCAGTAGCAGAAGAAAGCATGTTCACTAGATTCTCCAGATTTGTAGCAAAACTTTTAACTAATGTCAAAAAAGAAGTACCAGTAGCTCTTTCCAAAGGGCTGTCAGTGTGCAAATTACTTAGATGACTGAAGAGGTCTGAGGCCGACTGAAGCAAAACAAGTAGATCAGGCTCTATAGGTGAGCTTCTCTCAAACACTTTTTTATCagttaatgaaattttattcgaacattgctgtaaatcatACACTTGATGCTCGATGTTGTCcaacaaaattgctttttgaaaagtAGTCAATGCAACAACATCTATTCTGTCAAGCCCTTTGTCAGTATTCTTTGATCTTTGCCCTAAATAGTGACTCATCCTGGCAAGCGCATAGTTCATGTTATCAACTTGATGCTGTAAGTGATTCGTAGTGGGTTGCAGTGATTCCATGTAAGTAATTATTCTACTAAATTCATTATACACTTTTACAGAAAGATTCTCACTTTTGTAATTGTATTCATACAAGTAACCAATTGCTATCGCAACAGAGACAACCGCATCATTAATTCCTCCATCTTCATTTGTCTTGGTTTCAATATAGTTCCTAAACTTAGTAACAACCACCAAAAAAGTGTCTGGTTGTAACGCAGAAAAGGCAACATCAGTAAGATGGCTAAAGATCCCAGACTTAAGGGAAATGTTAAATAATGACTCCCATGAAATAGGTTTGGCTGTATTAACTGGCTGATTTAAAAGGGGTATTTCAGCTACAAAATCATCTTCATTTAATAATGCACTGTGTAATAGTATCATAGCAAGTTTAGTTGCCCAGTATTCCTCTTCTCTTTCTGAGTGTGGCAAAGTCAACCCATGTTTAATATCTTTAATGAGTTTAGCAACTTCATGTTGATCTTCATGCAGGTTTTCAAAAAGAAGGGTACTTTCCAGTGTACAATTCATATTGGGTATGGAATTATATAATTATGCAAATAACTACACAGTGTAACTATATGCAAGAGAAACATATGTGGTAAAtgagttaaacttttataaacTAACGGTAGGCTAAACCTTTCAACTAAATTTATGTATTACGTGTAGTATCATATGTATGTAAATACAGTTGACTCTGCGCATCTCTTTATTAGATAAAGATATGTGTttagttttgtattttgaaaacgAAACAAGGGCTAGCCTAGGCAAAATCATCATCCCAACAACAAACTGTATAATCGAAGGACCCTGACAGCCTGAGTAATTTACAAGTGCTCATGGGTAAAAACAGTACTAATCCTGTATGTTGAACCCATGTTTCTGTCTGCGGCTTATAGGGTTCCAAGCTGTATTTCTTGGCCTTTTTCCACAAGATCTAAGGGTGAACTTCAAGTGCGCACTCACAGGCTGCCAGGCCGGATGACAGAGTATGACAGTTTAGGCTGAGATCTCAGGTGTTCAAAAGCAAAATTCCGGTGTGCACTGCAAATTGTGGTCCAAGGCTGCCAGGCGTTTGTGATAGGCAAGGTGCAAGGTGTGATAGGCAAGTTGAGTGTGCTCTTGCCCAACCCTGCAAACCGAGTAGGGTTTGAATCTGGGACTTGCAACTTGGAAGCCCAGCTATATcgtaaataaaactaaaacccAGACATATTGGGTCTtctatacaagtgcacaaccagatgacgtcacaatttgagtagctggggtttagtatacaaaggcatcatgtggttgtgcacttgctGCATACTAGATCCAATTTATCACAGTATTAACAGATTAAGATAGTTAAATCCTTG comes from the Clavelina lepadiformis chromosome 5, kaClaLepa1.1, whole genome shotgun sequence genome and includes:
- the LOC143459425 gene encoding scoloptoxin SSD14-like isoform X2 produces the protein MAEEHHHHVYMRAAVAAGHKDCSEAGVSILRDGGNAVDAAIATLLCQGVLEPQFSGIGGGFFMTIYNKTRNSSTVVDAREIAPKLSTPTMFQSINGSIIGPTSIAVPGELKGFRYAYEKYGGDVEWSKLFLKAINKSENGFKITPKLAEYLKQSKDEIVNSKELCNLYCDNSRTDVKNVDDVVHNVKLAQTLRQISENGTDMFYNGTMAQQFAEELKPHAGIITAEDFANYNVEEKEAMKIQLPFLNKILVVPPLPSGGPILGMIMLIMDSYNITSEIFGQNTTLYWHRTVEAFKHAFAARTKFEDPDFNAEVLNLTNTLLSPENIQYILQRIINNKTFSDPGYYGAKSTSSGPQTSTTHVSVLAPNGDAVSVTSTINNHFGSFFLSPSTGVLFNNEMADFVTQVGDDGNLKVNLIEPGKRPQSSMAPCIVVEKSTNNALYIIGAAGGRQIPTSIALSLIRLLYFGAEDFDDAIVAPRIHHQLIPDVLKVEKLFDGDVLRDLEKIGHKIALQPPMSHVNGIKNHVSHIHAYSDFRDTGAEADGW
- the LOC143459425 gene encoding scoloptoxin SSD14-like isoform X1, yielding MEMVHSSQYHRVSTESDDDDTHGDMEVIQESSWQRQDCSRNKPGSPWTCTCIARLLVSYVLLIVALGFAISRIPVHKFHHHHQGGQPLMAEEHHHHVYMRAAVAAGHKDCSEAGVSILRDGGNAVDAAIATLLCQGVLEPQFSGIGGGFFMTIYNKTRNSSTVVDAREIAPKLSTPTMFQSINGSIIGPTSIAVPGELKGFRYAYEKYGGDVEWSKLFLKAINKSENGFKITPKLAEYLKQSKDEIVNSKELCNLYCDNSRTDVKNVDDVVHNVKLAQTLRQISENGTDMFYNGTMAQQFAEELKPHAGIITAEDFANYNVEEKEAMKIQLPFLNKILVVPPLPSGGPILGMIMLIMDSYNITSEIFGQNTTLYWHRTVEAFKHAFAARTKFEDPDFNAEVLNLTNTLLSPENIQYILQRIINNKTFSDPGYYGAKSTSSGPQTSTTHVSVLAPNGDAVSVTSTINNHFGSFFLSPSTGVLFNNEMADFVTQVGDDGNLKVNLIEPGKRPQSSMAPCIVVEKSTNNALYIIGAAGGRQIPTSIALSLIRLLYFGAEDFDDAIVAPRIHHQLIPDVLKVEKLFDGDVLRDLEKIGHKIALQPPMSHVNGIKNHVSHIHAYSDFRDTGAEADGW
- the LOC143459424 gene encoding uncharacterized protein LOC143459424: MNCTLESTLLFENLHEDQHEVAKLIKDIKHGLTLPHSEREEEYWATKLAMILLHSALLNEDDFVAEIPLLNQPVNTAKPISWESLFNISLKSGIFSHLTDVAFSALQPDTFLVVVTKFRNYIETKTNEDGGINDAVVSVAIAIGYLYEYNYKSENLSVKVYNEFSRIITYMESLQPTTNHLQHQVDNMNYALARMSHYLGQRSKNTDKGLDRIDVVALTTFQKAILLDNIEHQVYDLQQCSNKISLTDKKVFERSSPIEPDLLVLLQSASDLFSHLSNLHTDSPLERATGTSFLTLVKSFATNLENLVNMLSSATAPLDMVGENRVTTNHVWNVKSALDTATNLLTGYNEATKYLLSCLLHEKVGFQTIEKCITSLRKHPECCFRTQHICSLCQLLFLLQTKDIDQVDYKNPDCVHTSSHLISCLKDLLVQSFEHLPLRSKVALLQNIYENFNMQHYFQSAFELNSDKDCGKYQQKVTFFFNTLTRSSASVNTDNLLQSLCNVAFIGPKLTIQKLVEQVVYHEEHHTILCDALCKLQFLLQLADSDDESFFLKCLCDPEFSHKEDNISTNQCQFIALLLNAENNLSSDLVQTIVRRLFQNHVLKPLDNESCLENEKSAEMKKSLGLCLKLLEHVFQKNETLFRVISFFDICCLIYFLARFFDVTELSGQDDGYVVRVKQSLIYMVEMLEKQHSNRPEDTACHIQWLQHATSCLRWSTQMYLYFLFSSQNNHYWLTIPKSIESVCLVDDNDKIKFKNCYGEGSGLTAWLQSIIAEKCLFPTTSLRVVDLSMEERDMFVYGMILSLAQVLPHCMEGDWNAIMQAMSDLIRENYLPIPYPAERFQYLPFLNIKTCSISLSIAELLHRVILIISSPSCAHWMKEPLWTRFAKCYAVTVKGIIDTAITLDLDNLRREQFFMLSQLFLYSCDFICLLESGQCTETACNSVFVLSLDLLNTLSKIFQSLPTKTSKEDEVEVEDLLKRDMFYMKPLMLSSVECISNDKIEDALVQKLLDLV